The genomic segment CACAAAAAATCCTCTTTATTTTGGATTACGAACTTCACTTCGTCTTTGGGAGTGAGTTTTGCTATGTTCTTAAGATCATTTTTATGAGACATCTTACTGGCTGGGCATTTGATGTCCATTATGCGTATAGATTCCTTCGAAACTAAATTGATGTCCATGTGTCCGCCGGTTTCAACTAAAACTGTTTTGCCGAGATCAAGTAGTTTTTGAACGAGTTCACCAACCTTGTCCTGTGCTAAAGGTTCGCCACCAGTAACTTCGACTAGATCACAGTTGAGTTGTTCGACGCGATCAAGGATGTTGTCGATTGAAAGTTTGTCACCACTAGTAAAGCTATACTCTGTGTCGCACCAAGAGCAACGTAAATTACATCCAGATAAACGTATAAAGATACAGGCCAAACCTGACCATGTAGATTCGCCTTGTAGACTTTTGTAAATCTCGGTGATGTAGAGCAATTTATACGCCAGGTTTAATTTCTAAAGAAATATCAATTGATCCAGCAGAGTGAGTCAATGCACCAACAGAAATGTAATCGACTCCCGTTTTTGCGATCTCCGCAACTCGGTCGATTGTAATCCCCCCGCTAGCTTCAAGCAGACACTTACTTCCAGTCATACTAACTGCCTGTGACATTTCGTCATTGGACATATTGTCGAGCAAGATATAGTCAGCTTCTGCATCAAGAGCTTCTTGGACTTCTTCCAAGGTGTCGGCTTCAACTTCGATTTCAATTTGAGGAAAGGCCATTCGACAAGAGCGAACGGAACGTAAAATACCTCCCGAGCCTTCTGCGGCAGCGAGCTCACGATGATTATCTTTAATCATGATACGGTCGTAAAGGCCAAAGCGATGATTAGTTCCGCCACCACATAGTACGGCATATTTCTCGAGTGCTCTTAGGCCTGGAGTAGTTTTACGAGTGTCAAGAACTTCTGCTTTTGTCCCTTCAGTTTCTTTCACGAAAGT from the Lentisphaera araneosa HTCC2155 genome contains:
- a CDS encoding radical SAM protein encodes the protein MLYITEIYKSLQGESTWSGLACIFIRLSGCNLRCSWCDTEYSFTSGDKLSIDNILDRVEQLNCDLVEVTGGEPLAQDKVGELVQKLLDLGKTVLVETGGHMDINLVSKESIRIMDIKCPASKMSHKNDLKNIAKLTPKDEVKFVIQNKEDFLWAEKTIREYKLEKKCTVIMSTVFGLMDREELAGLILQSGLNIRMQIQLHKLIWSEDTKGV
- the nadC gene encoding carboxylating nicotinate-nucleotide diphosphorylase, with protein sequence MITDKLKIEIQTAVKTALFEDVGSGDATTLGCIPTDLQCTANFLAKQDCTVAGLTVAETVLKELDPKSTFEILIGDGSPCKKGDVMAIAKGNARAIITGERVALNFLQHLCAIATTTSTFVKETEGTKAEVLDTRKTTPGLRALEKYAVLCGGGTNHRFGLYDRIMIKDNHRELAAAEGSGGILRSVRSCRMAFPQIEIEVEADTLEEVQEALDAEADYILLDNMSNDEMSQAVSMTGSKCLLEASGGITIDRVAEIAKTGVDYISVGALTHSAGSIDISLEIKPGV